GTGTAAACGATGGTGTTGGTTTGGAAAGCGGCGATTACAAACGGTTTATGGAAAGTTTGCACAAGAACGTTGTGCATTATTATTTGATGGCACATTTTGCATTGCCTGAATTAAAAAAATCAAAAGGCAGCATCGTCAACATCACTTCTAAAACTGCTGAAACAGGACAGGGAAATACATCTGCGTATGCGGCAGCCAACGGCGGACGTAATGCTCTAACCAGAGAGTGGGCTGTTGAGTTAGCTAAATATTCTATTCGTGTAAATGCATTGGTGGTTGCAGAATGTTATACCCCGCTGTACGATAAATGGATCAAAACATTACCGAACCCAGAAGAGAAATTAAAAGAGATCACTTCAAAAATACCGTTCGAACAACGCTTTACCACGGCTGAAGAAATTGCGAACATGACGGTATTTCTGTTATCGCCTGTATCGAGCCATACAACCGGTCAGTTGATTTATGTTGATGGTGGTTATGTGCATTTAGACAGAGCAATGGCCAACGCTTAGGCAATACAGTACAACACGAATAAATTACAGCATTTGTAAAGCTTTTGTGAAAAAGAGTTTTACAAATGCTTTTCTTTTTATATCCTGCGTTGGGTCGTGTGAAATTGCCGAGTTGCTGCATCTTCCTCCTCAAACAAGAACATGAAGAAAACCATCATCCTGCTTTTTTGCATTCTGCTTATTATCATAATCACTATTTATCTATTCAATACCGTTTATAATAAGTCATCGCCTGCCACCACCAACAAAGAATTAAAGAAAGAAAGTCCCGAAAACATTACTGGAAAAGCTTTGCATGCAAAAGCTGTTGCAGCCAGGCAATTTGTAAAAACAAGTAATTACAATCAGCGTATTTGTTTTCTTATCGACATGAAAATCAGATCAGGGGCAAAACGTTTTTTTGTTTATGATCTGAAAAACAATTCAGTTCTCCAATCAGGCGTTGTAACACATGGCCGTTGCAATGAGCGTTGGCTCATCGGTCGTAAATATGGTAATGAACCGGGCTGTGGATGCACCTCGCTGGGAAAGTATAAGATCGGTAATGCATACATGGGTCGGTTTGGACTTGCCTACAAACTCCATGGCCTCGATTCAACAAATAACAATGCATTTAAACGTTTTGTGGTACTGCATGCACATGATTGTGTTCCAGAAAATGAAGTATGGTCGGATATTTGCCAGAGTGATGGTTGTCCCACTGTTTCACCGGGTTTTCTTGACGACCTAAAAGCAATGATCAATGAATCAAAGAAACCGATACTATTATGGATCTATGAATCAAAATAACCTTGAAAAGGCTAAGGGCAAGGGTTGCAAACCATTTTTCGAAACATCTTATTTTTGTATTCTATGCACCAACCTACTTTGTACCTTATAATAAGTGCGGCATTCATGCTGCTTATGAGCAGCTGTGCGGTAAGCAAACAACCGGAAGCTGTTCGTTTCCGTGCATTGCAGAAAGGAAGGATTGCAGACGACAGTAGCTACGTGTATTCATTGCCTTATGAAACAGGCAAAAAACATTTGATCGTTCAGGGATATTTCAGCAGGTTCACACATCGCAACCGGGCCGCTATTGATTTTAAAATGAAACGGGGTACGCCAATTTATGCCGCAAGGGGTGGAGTGGTAACAAGAGTAAAAGAAGATGGCAATAAGGGTGGGCTCGACAGAAATCTTCGTCAATACGGAAACTCTATTGTCATCAATCACAACGATAATACACGTGCCGGCTACTGGCATTTGCAATACAATGGCGTTGTGGTAAACGTTGGTGATACTGTGAAACAAGGTCAATTGATTGGCTATAGCGGCAAAACAGGTTACAGTGCTTTCCCTCATTTGCATTTTATTGTATGGCGATCAGAAGCCGGCAACTGGCGACAGATCGGTACCCGTTTTCATACAAAAAATGGTGTAAAATACCTGCGCCCTTTCAGAAGCTACAGACGACCAATCGAACAGAACTGATTTCCCTTAATTTCGCTGCATGACTCCCGAACGAAGAGAACGCTTACTATCGGTGTTAAATAAACGACAGCCCGATCTTACAGTTGTACTGGAAAATGTATTTGATCCGCATAATATTTCTGCGGTGATGCGTACTTGTGATGCAGTGGGCATCCAGGAAATTTATGTGTTGACGAATAAAATTCCAAGACATAAAAAATGGGGTGCAAGAAGTTCATCCAGCGCAGCCAAATGGCTAACGGTTCATCAATTTGAAAGTGCCGAAGAATGTTTTACTGCGTTGCGAAAGAAATATAAAAAGATCTACACCACTCATCTCAGCAGCGATGCAGTGAGTTTGCATGATATTGATTTTACAGAAAGTGTTGCATTGGTTTTTGGCAACGAACATGCAGGTGTAAGTGATGAGATCATTGCGATGGCCGATGGCAATTTTATTATTCCACAGATGGGCATTATCCAATCGCTCAATATTTCTGTAGCATGTGCGGTGAGTATTTATGAAGCCATGCGGCAGAAGAAAAATGCCGGTCATTACGATAAGCAACGATTAGATGACAGTACGTTTAACACATTATTGGATGAATGGGGATTTCGGGCCGACGATCTGGATGCTATTAAACAGGAAGAGCAGTAACTTTAAACAATGAAGCGACTTCTTTTTATATCGGTTCTTATCCTGATTATTACAAGCGCTGATGCTCAACCCATCAAACGATGGAAGATAGATGACCTGTTGCAATATGCTGATTCAAACGATTCAGTGCTGGTCATTAATTTCTGGGCAACCTTCTGCGGACCATGTATAGCGGAGATTCCATATTTCCACAGCATCACCAGCAAATACAAAAAGCAAAATGTAAAACTGTTATTGGTTAGTCTTGATTTCAAAGAATACTATCCTAAACGCATTCGTGACTTTGCAAACAAACGAAAATATACAGCAGAGATCGTTTGGTTAGATGAAGAAAAACCTGATGATTTTTGTCCACGTATTGATAAGAACTGGACAGGTTCGATGCCAGCCACTTTATTCATAAATAAGAAAACAGGATATCGCAAATTTGTAGAGGCAGAAATGAAACCGGAAGACCTCGAAAGAGAAGTTCGTCTTGCTGCTGACGTAAAATAAGATGAGTGATTGGCTGATTTATGCAATGTTGTTTCTCTCTTTCAGAAATGCTATTTGCGTTACATCATAATTGATAGCTGACGTTGTGCCCGCCGTTACATCAATTGTGCAACCGGTGATAGTAGCTGCCATATTCGACGCCAGGAACACAGCCGTATTCGCAACATCTTTCATCAAGGGCAGTTTTTTCAACATTGTATCATCTCTCAGCTTTTTTAAAAATTGTGGAACCAGTTCACCGCCTGCATCAATAGCTTCCTTGAATACTTTCGAATCAGGAGAACCACCAGAACGGATATTCACCACCCGCACACCATAAACTCCAAGCTCTGATGCCAGGTTGCGTGAAAAACTTTCTATCGCACAACATGCCACACCAAATCCACCGGTATTAGGATAGCCAATGCCACCGGGCGTTGCAGTTAACGAAAGAATTACACCTGTTCCTTGTTTCGACATGATTCTGCCAGCGGCAGTAGAGGTAATAAAATTTGATTGTGTTGAAATCTTGATTGGTTGTAGAAAATCTGCCAATTGCATTTCAGTCAACGGAAAATTCTGCACATCTTTCCAGCCAATGGCATTAAATGAAACATCAATGCTGTGACCATCTGCAACTAAACCAGATAAATATTGGTTCACCTGCTCTTCATTCATCGCATCAACTTCTGCAGCAAATGCTTTCCCGCCTGCAGCATTTATTTCATTGGCAAGTTGCTGTACAGGTTCAATTCGATGACCTGTTATATATACTGCTGCACCAGCATCGGCAAATGCACGTGCAAAAGCACCACCTAACGATCCACCAGCTCCGTAAATAACAGCATTCTTATTTTTCAGCAACATAACGTTTGGTTTTAAGTTTCCTAAAATTAATACCATAATACATCAACATGCAAGTGCAAAAGCGACAATTGTAAGGGTTAAATGCGAAGTAGGGCAATAAAAAAACCTGCTTCGTTTCCACAGCAGGTTTTCATTTTAAGTGAATCGTTATTTATGATTTACGTTTAATACCGCAGCCCATTGCTTTTGATGTTTTCATGCTCACATCTTTTCCTCCCACCATTTCATCGATCGCTACTTTTAAATGATCCCGTGTACTTGCTGATGGTGTTTTTGGATTATCAGTAATTGCTCCATGATAAACCAGTTTCATATCCTTATCAAACAAATAACATTCAGGTGTAACACGTGCACCAAATGCATCGGCCATTGCACTGTTATCATCCATTACATAAGGATATTTATACCCTTGTGCTTTCGCATATTCTTTCATACGTTCCTGCGAGTCGTCGCTGCCACGTGATGTTTCATTAGAATTTAAAACAATCACACCAACTTCTTTGCCCAGTGCATAACCAAATCCCTCAGCTGCTACCTGCTGATTTTTTATTACCCACGGACATGTATTACAACTAAATACAACCAGCAATCCATTCTTTTTCTTTACATCAGCAAAAGAATATTCCTTACCGGAAATATCTTTCATCTTTTTTGTTGCGTTGGGAATAGCAGCTCCAATGGTCAGCTCATCGGGTAATGCCGTAAAGGCAACAAGTGCAACCAGC
The DNA window shown above is from Lacibacter sp. H375 and carries:
- a CDS encoding SDR family oxidoreductase is translated as MNLQLTDKVVIVTGGAKGIGKGIVDVLAKEGAIPVIVGRSEADNLLAVKEVEDAGGKAWQVVAELAQPEECEKAVKAVIEKFNRIDGLINNAGVNDGVGLESGDYKRFMESLHKNVVHYYLMAHFALPELKKSKGSIVNITSKTAETGQGNTSAYAAANGGRNALTREWAVELAKYSIRVNALVVAECYTPLYDKWIKTLPNPEEKLKEITSKIPFEQRFTTAEEIANMTVFLLSPVSSHTTGQLIYVDGGYVHLDRAMANA
- a CDS encoding murein L,D-transpeptidase catalytic domain-containing protein, with the protein product MKKTIILLFCILLIIIITIYLFNTVYNKSSPATTNKELKKESPENITGKALHAKAVAARQFVKTSNYNQRICFLIDMKIRSGAKRFFVYDLKNNSVLQSGVVTHGRCNERWLIGRKYGNEPGCGCTSLGKYKIGNAYMGRFGLAYKLHGLDSTNNNAFKRFVVLHAHDCVPENEVWSDICQSDGCPTVSPGFLDDLKAMINESKKPILLWIYESK
- a CDS encoding M23 family metallopeptidase, translated to MSSCAVSKQPEAVRFRALQKGRIADDSSYVYSLPYETGKKHLIVQGYFSRFTHRNRAAIDFKMKRGTPIYAARGGVVTRVKEDGNKGGLDRNLRQYGNSIVINHNDNTRAGYWHLQYNGVVVNVGDTVKQGQLIGYSGKTGYSAFPHLHFIVWRSEAGNWRQIGTRFHTKNGVKYLRPFRSYRRPIEQN
- a CDS encoding TrmH family RNA methyltransferase → MTPERRERLLSVLNKRQPDLTVVLENVFDPHNISAVMRTCDAVGIQEIYVLTNKIPRHKKWGARSSSSAAKWLTVHQFESAEECFTALRKKYKKIYTTHLSSDAVSLHDIDFTESVALVFGNEHAGVSDEIIAMADGNFIIPQMGIIQSLNISVACAVSIYEAMRQKKNAGHYDKQRLDDSTFNTLLDEWGFRADDLDAIKQEEQ
- a CDS encoding TlpA disulfide reductase family protein yields the protein MKRLLFISVLILIITSADAQPIKRWKIDDLLQYADSNDSVLVINFWATFCGPCIAEIPYFHSITSKYKKQNVKLLLVSLDFKEYYPKRIRDFANKRKYTAEIVWLDEEKPDDFCPRIDKNWTGSMPATLFINKKTGYRKFVEAEMKPEDLEREVRLAADVK
- a CDS encoding SDR family NAD(P)-dependent oxidoreductase, with amino-acid sequence MLLKNKNAVIYGAGGSLGGAFARAFADAGAAVYITGHRIEPVQQLANEINAAGGKAFAAEVDAMNEEQVNQYLSGLVADGHSIDVSFNAIGWKDVQNFPLTEMQLADFLQPIKISTQSNFITSTAAGRIMSKQGTGVILSLTATPGGIGYPNTGGFGVACCAIESFSRNLASELGVYGVRVVNIRSGGSPDSKVFKEAIDAGGELVPQFLKKLRDDTMLKKLPLMKDVANTAVFLASNMAATITGCTIDVTAGTTSAINYDVTQIAFLKERNNIA
- a CDS encoding redoxin family protein — protein: MKKILLSLTVLVALVAFTALPDELTIGAAIPNATKKMKDISGKEYSFADVKKKNGLLVVFSCNTCPWVIKNQQVAAEGFGYALGKEVGVIVLNSNETSRGSDDSQERMKEYAKAQGYKYPYVMDDNSAMADAFGARVTPECYLFDKDMKLVYHGAITDNPKTPSASTRDHLKVAIDEMVGGKDVSMKTSKAMGCGIKRKS